The segment AAGCACCTTTCGCCCTTCCTCGATTTGGGCGATGCCGGCAGCAAAGCCTGATTCACCCCCACTCTGTTCGACCCCTGTAAACAAGAGATTAACTATGCATCCCGCTCTCGAAAACATCCAAACACTGGGCGACCAAGTCGCTGCTGAAGCCGAAGCCTGTGAGGCACTAGGTCGCGTTTCTGACGAAGGCGCTCGCTTGTTGCGCGATGCCGGCATCATCCGCATGTTGCAACCCAAGGATTTTGGCGGTGAGGAAGCTCATCCACGCGATTTCATCGAAATTCTGATGGAGTTGACAGCTCGCTGCCCTTCCATAGGCTGGGTTGGTGGCGTGGTCGGCGTTCACCCCTTCGAATTTGCACAAGGCGACCGCCGCATGCAAGAAGAAGTCTGGGCTGAGGACAATGACACATGGATTGCATCACCCTACGCATTTATTGGCCGAGCCAAGCGCGTGGACGGCGGCTACATCCTGAATGGCCAATGGCCTTTCTCGTCCGGAACTGATCACTGCAAGTGGATCGTACTGGCAGGTTTGGCAGAAAAAGAAGGTGGGCCTGCCGATGAGTTCACTGAGATGACTCACTTCATCTTGCCACGCGCCGACTACGAGATTTTGCAAGACTCTTGGAAGGTCATGGGCCTGGTGGGAACCGGCAGCAAGGATGTGCGCGTGACTAACGCTTTCGTCCCTGACCACCGCATCATGAGCTACGCGGGCCTGACATCACGTCAATACGCCAAGAAGAATCGTCCTGGTAGCCCTCTGTATCAAGTTCCTTTCGAGCTGATCTTCCCCGGCGCTATTGCTGCAGCAACGATCGGCATCGCTGATGGTGTAGTCCGTCACTTCTCTGAATACACACGCAACCGCGTATCTCGCATGGGCGTCAAATCCACGCAAAACCCTTGGCAAATGGCGGATCTAGGTAGCGCTATGGCCGATATTGACGCTTGCAAGCTGCAGGTGCTGACCGACATCAACGACGCCTATGAATTCGTCAAGGGTGGCGGCTTCATCACACCCGAGATGCAAGCCAAGGCTCGCGTTCATCAAGTGCGTGCCGTGCACCGTGCAGCAAGCGCTGCGGCACAGGTCTTTAAGCACGCAGGTGGCAATGCCAGCCGCTTGTCCAACCCCATCCAACGTCAATGGCGCGATCTGTCCGTGGCACTGGGTCACGCATGTAACGTCGAAGCACCAGTGTACTCAGCCTATGCTGGTTCGCTCTACAACATCCCAACCCCTAAGGGCGTGATTATTTAAGCGATCCCTACCCGGATCCAGAATGACAGAGCGGGCGCCGACTCTTTACAGCCGGTGCCCGTTTGTCTTTGACACCTAGAACAAAGAAAGCAAGATCATGTCGCAAACCGAGCAGTCCATCGCTAACGACCGTTTCCGCTCCGTACTGGGAAGCTATCCCACCGGCGTCGCCGTCGTCACTGGCCTTGATCAACAAGGTG is part of the Comamonas sp. Y33R10-2 genome and harbors:
- a CDS encoding hydroxylase, with product MHPALENIQTLGDQVAAEAEACEALGRVSDEGARLLRDAGIIRMLQPKDFGGEEAHPRDFIEILMELTARCPSIGWVGGVVGVHPFEFAQGDRRMQEEVWAEDNDTWIASPYAFIGRAKRVDGGYILNGQWPFSSGTDHCKWIVLAGLAEKEGGPADEFTEMTHFILPRADYEILQDSWKVMGLVGTGSKDVRVTNAFVPDHRIMSYAGLTSRQYAKKNRPGSPLYQVPFELIFPGAIAAATIGIADGVVRHFSEYTRNRVSRMGVKSTQNPWQMADLGSAMADIDACKLQVLTDINDAYEFVKGGGFITPEMQAKARVHQVRAVHRAASAAAQVFKHAGGNASRLSNPIQRQWRDLSVALGHACNVEAPVYSAYAGSLYNIPTPKGVII